One window from the genome of Enterococcus haemoperoxidus ATCC BAA-382 encodes:
- a CDS encoding fibronectin type III domain-containing protein, translating into MKKNIHLIFTCFIIVIIFPIDWSYAIEIEKPAIETSSTTEVIEEDVTSDSSEMPVSDSSSSQESTMEEVIENEKITDSNDINDDISEINSKNMVKAVATQDADGFWLVDSAATLTEYLKDSQKLKFRLTNNIDLGSTGYQLKDGVIIDGANHIITYNKGASATSGFYANQANAVIEIRNTQFGNLDGSGAVGYYGFLSGGAAANMTFIFDGVDYYSTNGQMIYNINGSVIMRGQNTIDQRGTSTYSQEWAEINYVEIQRGHTSIKHSSNQTSAFIWSTSNSSANPYAGKSQIIVRENAQLDIQTNSNMTYGTLSPNYIVEKNAVFNLDKVTLATGGARNQFFASAQTQPVTFDFQENAQVDFKLPSPINLYTAKGGMTVAENADVSLDVVSGTIFSTASSSTFALNMNKAKKVSLAGTSLGTLGLNGANGVKNLSFTSNFLQKIETFSSKTSSTPTQEIFKKASDLSVQGTNFTNIQGSSNPFSASEILALKNAQKMVFSEFVDVPDQLGLFAYDASDTSISLHGSSVNNGSQATEVKFFIFSAEEEANDLRNARQIVTLRSFDDQENTALNSYYNVTVDGLNPNTVYWVQMIVVNRAGESEFSDTELFATKPQLSTLTANVTNTTAIINGELASDTGKWTDYSNGEAAAIPDQQAYFGGMYRKVTIEYSKNKDFPENETKAQVADLSGNKNQKFSTKLKGLEGEVTYYVRVRVAGVYGEEVVLAMNPLTEFQTVTEIINVEVPIEMAFQTQNKDLGTLNEGNVSSAEYPVINKGNTPTKISITNLTKENTAANQLLLLDSLSGNPGKDELALQMLVNNKQEAPLFLTSELSKNPLSIGVLNVNEEKKLSLQGKYFNPTKQAVFPNYKVTFKVEKNEE; encoded by the coding sequence ATGAAAAAAAATATACACTTGATATTTACCTGTTTTATTATAGTAATAATTTTTCCGATTGATTGGTCCTACGCCATAGAAATTGAAAAACCTGCTATAGAGACATCGTCAACAACTGAAGTGATTGAAGAGGATGTAACATCAGATTCGTCAGAAATGCCAGTCAGTGATTCTTCATCTAGTCAGGAATCAACAATGGAAGAAGTTATAGAAAATGAAAAAATAACGGATAGTAATGATATAAATGACGATATTTCTGAAATAAACAGTAAAAATATGGTGAAAGCAGTTGCTACACAAGATGCAGATGGCTTCTGGTTAGTTGATTCAGCTGCTACTTTGACTGAATATTTAAAGGATAGTCAGAAGCTGAAATTTCGTTTAACCAATAATATCGACTTAGGCTCCACTGGTTATCAGCTTAAAGATGGTGTGATTATCGATGGTGCAAATCATATTATTACATATAATAAAGGGGCTTCAGCTACTAGTGGTTTTTATGCAAATCAAGCAAATGCCGTAATTGAGATTCGTAATACACAGTTTGGAAATCTTGATGGTTCAGGCGCAGTGGGGTATTATGGCTTTTTATCTGGAGGAGCCGCGGCTAATATGACATTTATCTTTGATGGTGTCGATTATTATTCAACAAATGGTCAAATGATCTATAACATAAACGGATCGGTCATTATGCGAGGGCAAAATACGATCGACCAAAGAGGAACAAGTACATATTCCCAAGAATGGGCAGAAATCAATTACGTAGAAATTCAAAGAGGTCATACTTCGATCAAACATTCTTCCAATCAAACAAGTGCATTTATTTGGTCAACTAGTAACTCTTCAGCTAATCCTTATGCAGGTAAATCCCAAATCATAGTTAGAGAAAATGCACAACTTGATATCCAAACAAACAGTAATATGACGTATGGCACGTTGTCGCCAAATTATATCGTTGAAAAAAATGCTGTTTTCAATTTGGACAAGGTGACACTTGCTACAGGAGGTGCAAGAAATCAATTTTTTGCATCGGCTCAAACACAACCAGTAACATTTGATTTCCAAGAAAATGCTCAAGTCGATTTTAAACTCCCTTCACCAATCAATCTCTATACGGCTAAAGGTGGAATGACAGTCGCTGAAAATGCAGATGTCTCACTAGATGTTGTTAGTGGCACTATCTTTTCAACTGCTTCGTCTAGTACATTTGCACTTAACATGAACAAAGCAAAAAAAGTGTCGCTTGCAGGAACGAGTCTGGGAACTTTGGGGCTAAATGGGGCAAATGGTGTAAAGAATTTATCTTTTACAAGTAACTTTTTACAAAAAATAGAAACCTTTTCAAGTAAAACAAGCAGTACACCGACACAAGAAATATTTAAAAAAGCTTCAGATTTGAGTGTTCAAGGAACGAACTTTACAAATATACAAGGTTCGAGTAATCCATTTAGTGCATCAGAAATACTTGCTTTAAAAAATGCACAGAAAATGGTGTTTAGCGAGTTTGTTGATGTTCCAGATCAATTAGGGCTATTTGCATATGATGCATCCGATACGTCAATTTCATTACATGGAAGCTCGGTGAATAATGGAAGTCAAGCAACAGAAGTAAAATTCTTTATTTTTTCTGCTGAAGAAGAGGCAAATGATCTAAGAAATGCAAGGCAAATCGTTACGTTAAGATCGTTTGATGATCAAGAAAACACAGCGCTTAATTCATATTATAATGTCACCGTAGATGGCTTAAATCCAAACACCGTTTATTGGGTTCAAATGATTGTTGTTAACCGAGCAGGGGAAAGTGAATTTTCTGATACTGAACTATTTGCTACCAAGCCACAACTAAGTACCCTTACAGCTAACGTCACAAACACTACCGCAATCATCAATGGTGAGCTAGCTAGTGATACAGGGAAGTGGACTGATTATTCAAATGGAGAAGCAGCAGCAATACCTGATCAACAGGCTTATTTTGGCGGTATGTATCGAAAAGTCACAATAGAGTATAGTAAAAATAAGGACTTTCCAGAAAATGAAACAAAAGCTCAAGTCGCTGATCTTTCTGGCAATAAGAATCAAAAATTTAGTACGAAATTAAAAGGACTCGAAGGCGAGGTCACTTATTATGTTCGTGTTAGAGTTGCAGGAGTTTATGGAGAAGAAGTTGTTTTGGCGATGAACCCTTTAACTGAATTTCAAACAGTGACAGAGATAATCAACGTTGAAGTTCCTATCGAAATGGCTTTTCAAACCCAAAATAAAGATTTAGGAACCTTAAATGAAGGCAATGTATCTTCAGCTGAATATCCTGTTATAAACAAAGGGAATACACCAACAAAAATATCCATAACCAATCTAACAAAAGAAAATACAGCAGCTAATCAACTGTTGCTATTAGATAGTCTTTCTGGAAATCCAGGCAAAGATGAACTAGCGCTGCAAATGCTAGTAAACAACAAACAGGAAGCACCACTTTTTTTAACGAGTGAATTATCTAAGAATCCTTTATCGATTGGCGTTTTAAACGTGAATGAAGAAAAAAAATTGAGCTTGCAAGGCAAGTACTTTAATCCAACGAAACAAGCAGTATTTCCAAACTACAAAGTGACTTTTAAAGTTGAAAAAAATGAAGAATGA
- a CDS encoding glycoside hydrolase family 1 protein: MSKSIFPENFLWGGATAANQYEGGYLSGGKELSTLDAITGGSHTTPRMITYKTKEGKVETCTRGEALPEGAVGYVDPNQYYPSHVATDFYHHYKEDIALFAEMGFKCFRLSIAWSRICPKGTMEINEKGLAFYDKVFDELLSYGIEPIVTINHFDIPMYLADELDGWSSRKVIDYFLFFCETLFKRYKDKVKYWMTFNEINFLRSWTQIGIHQNGPQEKYQAAHHLFVASAKAVKLGHEINPDFNIGMMVAYIPSYPMSCNPEDVMEAIKFNREQEFYIDVQVKGYYPAHKIKEFERENVVIKKEAGDDELLKEGTVDYIGFSYYMSTVSASNPDEVKYVGGNQMPAVKNPYLQESDWGWAVDPLGLRISLCKLYDRYNVPLFVVENGFGAVDKIEADGTIQDDYRIDYFSKHVAAMKDAIELDGVDLIGYTPWGCIDLVSAGTGEMKKRYGFIYVDMDDEGNGTLNRSRKQSFYWYKNVIAANGIQE; the protein is encoded by the coding sequence ATGAGTAAATCAATATTTCCAGAAAATTTTTTATGGGGCGGCGCAACAGCAGCCAACCAATATGAAGGCGGCTATCTTTCAGGAGGCAAAGAATTAAGCACTTTAGATGCAATTACTGGAGGTAGCCATACAACGCCAAGAATGATCACCTATAAAACTAAAGAAGGTAAAGTTGAAACGTGTACTAGAGGAGAAGCTTTGCCAGAAGGTGCAGTGGGATATGTCGATCCTAACCAATATTACCCAAGTCATGTGGCAACGGATTTTTACCATCATTATAAGGAAGATATTGCTTTGTTTGCAGAGATGGGCTTTAAATGTTTTAGACTTTCAATTGCTTGGTCTAGAATTTGTCCAAAAGGAACGATGGAAATCAACGAAAAAGGTTTGGCATTTTATGATAAAGTTTTTGATGAATTGTTAAGTTACGGGATTGAACCGATCGTGACAATCAATCATTTTGATATTCCGATGTATTTAGCAGATGAATTAGACGGCTGGTCAAGTCGAAAAGTGATCGATTACTTCTTGTTTTTCTGTGAAACATTATTTAAGCGCTATAAAGATAAAGTCAAATACTGGATGACCTTTAATGAAATTAATTTCTTACGTAGCTGGACGCAAATCGGCATTCATCAAAATGGTCCACAAGAAAAATACCAAGCAGCGCATCATTTATTTGTAGCGAGTGCAAAAGCTGTTAAATTAGGACATGAAATCAATCCGGACTTTAATATAGGAATGATGGTAGCGTATATACCAAGTTATCCAATGAGTTGTAATCCGGAAGATGTAATGGAAGCAATCAAATTTAATCGTGAGCAAGAATTTTATATTGATGTTCAAGTTAAAGGATATTATCCAGCACACAAAATAAAAGAATTTGAACGAGAAAATGTTGTGATCAAAAAAGAAGCGGGAGATGATGAGCTTCTTAAAGAAGGAACCGTCGACTATATTGGCTTTAGCTATTATATGTCAACTGTTTCTGCGTCTAATCCGGATGAAGTGAAGTATGTAGGTGGTAATCAAATGCCAGCAGTCAAAAATCCATATTTACAAGAATCTGATTGGGGTTGGGCTGTCGATCCTCTAGGACTGCGTATTTCTTTATGTAAATTGTATGACCGCTACAATGTCCCATTATTTGTTGTAGAAAATGGTTTTGGAGCTGTTGATAAAATTGAAGCAGACGGTACGATTCAAGACGATTACCGCATTGATTATTTCAGTAAGCACGTAGCTGCGATGAAAGATGCAATTGAATTAGATGGTGTTGATTTAATTGGTTATACACCTTGGGGCTGTATTGATTTAGTGTCCGCTGGAACAGGAGAAATGAAAAAACGTTACGGGTTTATTTATGTCGACATGGACGATGAAGGAAATGGCACCTTGAACCGATCTAGAAAACAATCCTTCTATTGGTACAAAAATGTAATAGCAGCAAATGGTATACAAGAATAA
- a CDS encoding rhodanese-like domain-containing protein, translating to MKRVSIKELKELIELTVNEPVSIIDVREVEEFAAGHILNAKNYPLSTLPEAMAQIDHEQPHYVICQHGVRSEHACSFLENYGYNVVSVSEGMSVWDGKENNY from the coding sequence ATGAAAAGAGTATCGATCAAGGAATTAAAAGAATTAATTGAATTAACCGTCAATGAGCCAGTTTCGATCATTGATGTTCGAGAAGTGGAGGAATTTGCGGCAGGGCACATTCTCAATGCAAAGAATTATCCTTTGTCTACCTTACCAGAAGCAATGGCTCAGATCGATCATGAACAACCGCATTATGTTATTTGTCAGCATGGTGTGCGTTCTGAGCATGCGTGCTCTTTTCTTGAAAATTATGGATACAATGTGGTTTCTGTTTCAGAAGGTATGTCAGTTTGGGATGGAAAAGAAAATAATTACTAA
- the wrbA gene encoding NAD(P)H:quinone oxidoreductase type IV, whose product MTTKLLIAYYSSTGTGTQMVKWAKEAAEANGAEVRLRKVHELAPDVAIDSNPAWRKNVEASKEIPEVTSDDLLWADAYIFSSPSRFGVMASQLKQFFDLQGGLWAQGKLANKFVTAFSSAQNPNGGQEQVIQGIYTVMQHWGAIIVPAGYVNPSTFAAGGNPYGTSASIDGEGNMLKADEVKAAIQDQTKRLVDVTSKYLG is encoded by the coding sequence ATGACAACAAAATTATTAATTGCTTATTACAGTTCAACAGGAACAGGTACACAAATGGTAAAATGGGCCAAAGAAGCAGCGGAAGCAAATGGTGCAGAAGTTCGTTTGAGAAAAGTTCATGAGCTAGCACCAGATGTGGCAATCGATTCAAATCCAGCTTGGCGTAAAAACGTTGAAGCAAGTAAAGAAATCCCAGAAGTGACAAGTGACGATTTATTATGGGCAGATGCCTACATCTTCTCTTCACCTTCACGCTTTGGTGTAATGGCTAGCCAATTAAAACAATTCTTTGATTTACAAGGTGGACTTTGGGCACAAGGAAAATTAGCGAATAAATTTGTCACAGCATTCTCTTCTGCACAAAATCCAAATGGTGGACAAGAGCAAGTAATCCAAGGTATTTACACAGTAATGCAACACTGGGGCGCAATCATAGTCCCTGCAGGCTACGTAAATCCATCAACTTTTGCAGCTGGCGGTAATCCTTATGGAACAAGTGCTTCAATCGATGGAGAAGGAAATATGTTAAAAGCGGATGAAGTAAAAGCAGCTATTCAAGATCAAACAAAACGTTTGGTTGATGTGACTAGTAAATATCTAGGTTAA
- a CDS encoding amino acid ABC transporter substrate-binding protein has translation MKKKNYLILTITALIAVLSIAACGRKKTDIDQWSRINSEKRIIVGLDDSFVPMGFQNKSGEIIGFDVDLARAVFDLYGISVDFQPIDWSMKENELQNQTIDLIWNGYSKSAEREEKVLFSDEYMKNEQVVVSLKKNNITSFTDMKGKILGAQNGSSGYNSFEQQPEILKNFVKDQTAILYDGFNEAFMDLKSGRIDGLLIDRVYANYYLSHEDNLADYSIISGEFESEAFAVGLRKSDKKLAEKINNGFEQLRKSGKLAEISKEWFGEDVMK, from the coding sequence ATGAAGAAAAAAAACTATCTAATTCTTACCATAACTGCATTAATTGCTGTCCTATCTATAGCCGCTTGCGGTAGAAAAAAAACAGACATCGATCAATGGTCCCGAATCAATTCTGAAAAACGTATCATTGTTGGTCTTGATGATTCCTTTGTCCCTATGGGCTTTCAAAATAAATCTGGGGAGATCATCGGGTTTGATGTTGATCTAGCTCGAGCAGTGTTTGATTTGTATGGAATCAGCGTGGACTTTCAACCAATTGATTGGTCGATGAAAGAAAATGAGTTACAGAATCAAACCATCGATTTGATTTGGAATGGTTACTCTAAAAGTGCTGAACGGGAAGAAAAAGTTCTTTTCAGTGATGAATATATGAAAAATGAACAAGTCGTTGTGTCCTTGAAGAAAAATAATATCACTAGTTTCACTGATATGAAAGGAAAAATCCTCGGTGCTCAAAATGGATCTTCTGGCTACAACAGCTTTGAACAGCAACCTGAAATTTTGAAAAATTTTGTTAAAGATCAGACCGCTATTTTATATGATGGTTTCAATGAAGCTTTTATGGATTTAAAATCAGGACGAATCGATGGCTTATTGATTGATCGTGTTTACGCGAATTATTATCTTTCTCACGAGGATAATTTGGCTGACTATTCAATTATTAGCGGAGAATTTGAAAGCGAGGCTTTTGCGGTTGGCTTACGTAAATCTGATAAAAAACTGGCTGAAAAAATCAACAACGGCTTTGAACAGTTAAGAAAATCTGGAAAACTGGCTGAAATTTCTAAGGAATGGTTTGGAGAAGATGTGATGAAATAA
- a CDS encoding amino acid ABC transporter ATP-binding protein, which translates to MLRIKNLTKSFDGRRIIDQLNLEIKNGEILTIVGPSGGGKTTLLRCLAGLETIDSGELTMDGVPFNPVEMDNADQVVGIVFQDFQLFPHLSVLDNITLAPILSLKQSKEESESEAIDLLTKFGLSGKERLYPYQLSGGQKQRVALARALSMKPKVLGYDEPTSALDPELRQQVEEVILTLKAQGMTQIVVTHDMNFAENIADNLLTVKPVQ; encoded by the coding sequence ATGTTACGAATAAAAAATTTAACTAAAAGTTTCGATGGTCGTCGTATCATCGATCAATTGAATTTAGAAATCAAAAATGGAGAAATATTGACAATTGTCGGACCTTCTGGCGGTGGAAAGACAACTTTATTACGTTGTTTAGCTGGTCTAGAAACAATCGATTCTGGTGAACTGACGATGGATGGTGTGCCTTTTAATCCTGTTGAAATGGATAATGCAGATCAAGTTGTTGGAATCGTGTTTCAAGATTTCCAATTATTCCCTCACCTTTCAGTTTTAGACAATATAACACTAGCACCGATTCTTTCATTGAAACAATCAAAAGAAGAAAGTGAATCTGAAGCAATTGATTTACTGACAAAATTCGGTCTCAGTGGTAAAGAGCGCTTGTATCCTTATCAATTATCTGGGGGTCAAAAGCAACGAGTTGCTCTCGCACGTGCTCTTTCTATGAAACCTAAAGTATTAGGTTATGACGAACCAACTAGTGCGCTTGATCCTGAACTTCGCCAACAAGTCGAAGAAGTGATTTTAACCCTAAAAGCTCAAGGCATGACTCAAATCGTCGTCACTCATGATATGAATTTTGCTGAAAATATTGCCGATAACTTGCTAACAGTAAAACCTGTTCAGTAG
- a CDS encoding amino acid ABC transporter permease → MNYVLEIMPALLDGALMTLKVFIFTLLGSIPLGILVAFALQTNFKPLNFLINIYIWLMRGTPLLLQLIFVFYGLPLIGIVFERYDAALFAFILNYAAYFAEIFRGGIQSIPEGQYEAAKVLRLTRFQTVSRIILPQVIKVVLPSIGNEVINLVKDTSLIYVLGLGDLLRAGKIAMSRDVSLLPLVLVGIIYLLLTAVLTLASKKLEKHYQYYK, encoded by the coding sequence ATGAACTACGTTTTAGAAATCATGCCGGCTTTACTGGACGGCGCACTCATGACATTGAAAGTATTTATTTTTACACTACTAGGCTCGATTCCGCTAGGGATTTTAGTTGCCTTTGCCTTGCAGACAAATTTTAAACCCTTGAATTTTTTGATCAATATTTATATTTGGTTAATGCGAGGAACGCCTTTATTATTGCAACTTATTTTTGTTTTTTACGGATTACCATTGATCGGGATCGTCTTCGAGCGATATGATGCAGCCTTGTTCGCTTTTATTTTAAATTATGCAGCTTATTTTGCAGAAATTTTTCGCGGCGGGATTCAATCGATTCCAGAAGGGCAATATGAAGCGGCTAAAGTTTTACGCTTAACACGATTTCAAACAGTCTCAAGAATTATTTTACCTCAAGTAATCAAAGTTGTATTACCTTCTATTGGTAATGAAGTGATTAATTTGGTTAAGGATACTTCATTGATTTATGTACTTGGTTTAGGCGATTTATTACGCGCTGGGAAAATTGCGATGAGTCGTGATGTTAGTTTATTACCATTGGTTTTAGTTGGTATTATTTATCTGCTATTAACGGCCGTGTTGACTTTAGCTTCAAAAAAATTGGAAAAACACTATCAATATTACAAATAA
- a CDS encoding gamma-glutamyl-gamma-aminobutyrate hydrolase family protein, whose amino-acid sequence MRRPIIGIAANEIEDAGGRLYHLPISYTPCGYVKAVQNVGGLPMILPVGAPDLAKEYINQIDKLILAGGQNVSPALYGESIQVEEASLFEERDRFELALIEEAIIQKKPIFAVCRGLQLVNVALGGSLYQDISHLNDTKIAHMQVPISREIPTHQIRTEDTSILREIYGEKTTVNSFHFQAVKKLAEKLRVTALSEDGIIEGVESDDSSLAFLGVQWHPDFAYDHVEQEMAVFRYVVEEL is encoded by the coding sequence TTGAGACGGCCTATTATTGGGATTGCAGCAAATGAAATTGAAGATGCAGGAGGGCGATTGTATCACCTACCAATCAGTTACACTCCTTGTGGTTATGTTAAAGCAGTTCAAAACGTGGGCGGCTTACCTATGATTTTGCCGGTTGGCGCTCCTGATTTGGCTAAAGAGTATATTAATCAGATCGATAAGTTGATTTTGGCTGGTGGACAGAATGTTTCACCAGCGTTGTATGGTGAATCAATTCAAGTTGAAGAAGCATCTTTATTTGAAGAAAGAGATCGATTTGAGTTGGCTTTGATTGAAGAAGCAATTATACAAAAGAAACCTATTTTTGCCGTTTGTCGTGGGTTGCAACTGGTTAATGTGGCACTTGGTGGTAGTTTATATCAAGATATCAGTCATTTGAATGATACGAAGATTGCTCATATGCAAGTACCAATATCTAGAGAAATTCCTACTCATCAGATTCGCACAGAAGATACGAGTATTTTACGTGAAATCTATGGTGAAAAAACAACGGTTAACTCGTTTCATTTTCAAGCGGTGAAAAAATTAGCAGAAAAACTAAGGGTTACAGCGCTTAGCGAAGATGGCATCATTGAAGGTGTGGAAAGTGATGATTCAAGTTTAGCATTTTTAGGAGTGCAGTGGCATCCTGATTTTGCTTATGATCATGTAGAACAAGAAATGGCCGTTTTTCGTTATGTCGTGGAAGAATTATAG
- a CDS encoding peptide ABC transporter substrate-binding protein, which yields MKKKFGVFVLAASLLLTACSGGKGTNTSGEKTDSGKMDQTQVIKVASGGELSTLDSAHYTDVYSSDMIGQVVEGLYRMDKNHDPELAVAASEPTVSDDGLVYTFKLKEIKWSNGDPVVAGDFVSSFRNVVDPSFGSSSSNQMDIFKNGRKIREGQAKLDELGVKAIDDQTLEMTLEYPIPYLAQVLVGTPFMPKNEKFVKEKGEAYGTSADNFVGNGPFVISGWDGNTENWKLSKNKDYWDQKNVKLDTIDVQVVKELGTGTNLFDAGDLDYTVLADTYALQYKDSPQAHFTPKAMVGYLSPNHKREVTGNVNARKAILQAIDKETFAKDILGDGSTAINGFVPKDFAKDPGSGEDFRKENGDFLPFDLKAAQKSWETAKKELGKDEIELELLSADSALAKKTIEYVQGQLQQNLPGLKITLKSIPLQNRLDLQTAGNFDLVFGTWTPDYADPINFLEFYDSKSGLNTAGYNNPEYDKGLNDARITLANDPEKRWDKLKELEETLIEKDAAVLPLYQGAIGYLKADQLKELQVFPFGRTVSYRLAYVE from the coding sequence ATGAAGAAAAAGTTTGGTGTTTTTGTATTGGCGGCCAGTTTGTTATTGACTGCTTGTAGTGGGGGAAAAGGAACAAATACATCTGGTGAAAAAACAGATAGTGGTAAAATGGATCAAACACAAGTGATCAAAGTCGCTTCAGGTGGAGAATTATCAACATTGGATAGTGCTCACTATACAGATGTTTACAGTTCAGATATGATCGGTCAAGTTGTTGAAGGGCTATATCGTATGGATAAAAACCATGACCCTGAATTAGCAGTTGCTGCTAGTGAACCGACTGTTAGTGATGATGGATTAGTTTATACCTTCAAATTAAAAGAGATAAAATGGAGTAATGGGGATCCTGTTGTAGCGGGTGATTTTGTTTCTTCATTTAGAAATGTTGTGGATCCAAGCTTTGGTTCAAGTAGTAGTAACCAAATGGATATTTTCAAAAATGGACGAAAAATTCGTGAAGGACAAGCTAAATTGGATGAACTTGGTGTGAAAGCAATTGACGATCAGACCTTAGAAATGACGTTAGAATATCCAATCCCTTATTTAGCGCAAGTCTTAGTAGGAACACCCTTTATGCCTAAAAATGAAAAATTCGTCAAAGAAAAGGGCGAAGCGTATGGCACTTCAGCAGATAATTTTGTTGGCAATGGCCCATTTGTGATTTCTGGTTGGGATGGCAATACAGAAAATTGGAAATTATCGAAAAATAAAGACTACTGGGATCAAAAAAATGTCAAGTTAGATACGATCGATGTTCAAGTAGTCAAAGAGCTCGGTACAGGAACAAATCTGTTTGATGCAGGTGATTTAGATTACACTGTTTTAGCAGATACGTATGCGTTGCAATATAAAGATTCACCTCAAGCACATTTTACACCAAAAGCCATGGTTGGTTATTTAAGCCCTAACCATAAACGAGAAGTAACTGGGAATGTTAATGCTCGTAAAGCGATTTTACAAGCAATCGATAAAGAGACTTTCGCCAAAGATATTTTAGGGGATGGCTCAACTGCAATCAATGGTTTTGTACCAAAAGATTTTGCCAAAGATCCTGGAAGTGGTGAAGACTTCCGGAAGGAAAATGGTGATTTTCTTCCGTTTGATTTAAAAGCAGCTCAAAAAAGCTGGGAAACCGCTAAGAAAGAATTAGGCAAGGATGAAATTGAATTAGAATTACTTTCAGCCGATTCAGCACTTGCAAAAAAGACGATCGAATATGTTCAAGGACAGTTACAACAAAATCTACCCGGGTTAAAAATCACCTTAAAATCAATTCCATTACAAAACCGATTGGATTTACAAACAGCTGGTAATTTTGACTTAGTTTTTGGTACATGGACACCAGATTATGCTGATCCGATCAACTTCTTAGAATTTTATGATTCTAAGAGCGGTTTGAATACAGCGGGCTATAACAATCCTGAATATGATAAAGGATTGAATGATGCCAGGATCACATTAGCCAACGATCCAGAAAAACGTTGGGATAAATTGAAAGAATTAGAAGAAACACTGATCGAAAAAGATGCTGCTGTTTTACCGCTTTACCAAGGAGCAATCGGTTATCTAAAAGCGGATCAATTAAAAGAACTGCAAGTTTTTCCTTTTGGGAGAACAGTATCTTATCGTTTAGCCTATGTTGAATAA
- the amaP gene encoding alkaline shock response membrane anchor protein AmaP, with the protein MRVIKGFISLLLIAGIFGIVGLYSQMVDLGVVSTFFNNLLFQYDWLFYFYQVVLFVLLAVLLLTFLMILFKPIAKKQIHIKKDTGQVNLPLNTLESIAKSSLHGIVNVDDAQVKVRLTKKQTADVEVTIADEKQQQFLSRGKQIQELIPQALQNMAMIETNKIKVIFKKKKAESSLLPLSSSKKESRVV; encoded by the coding sequence ATGCGAGTGATCAAAGGATTTATCTCTTTATTATTAATAGCTGGTATTTTTGGGATCGTCGGTTTATATTCTCAAATGGTGGATTTAGGCGTTGTGTCTACGTTTTTCAATAATTTACTATTTCAATATGACTGGTTGTTTTACTTTTATCAGGTTGTACTTTTTGTTTTACTAGCAGTCTTGTTGTTGACTTTTTTGATGATTCTATTCAAACCAATCGCAAAAAAACAAATCCACATAAAAAAAGACACAGGACAGGTCAACTTGCCGTTGAACACACTGGAATCAATTGCTAAATCTTCATTACATGGCATTGTAAATGTTGATGATGCACAGGTGAAAGTAAGATTGACAAAGAAACAAACTGCCGATGTAGAAGTCACCATAGCAGATGAAAAACAGCAGCAGTTCTTAAGTCGTGGGAAACAAATTCAAGAATTGATTCCACAAGCGTTGCAAAACATGGCAATGATCGAGACGAATAAGATAAAAGTTATTTTCAAAAAGAAAAAAGCAGAATCTTCCTTGTTGCCACTGTCAAGCAGTAAAAAAGAGTCACGTGTGGTTTAA
- a CDS encoding DUF2273 domain-containing protein: MKKQLPLAPYRNQIVFTTLAVLVAILFMTIGFWKTVLLVALTGIGYLIGKTKDEKRSISSILASIQAFFER, encoded by the coding sequence ATGAAAAAACAACTACCATTAGCTCCTTACCGCAATCAGATTGTCTTCACCACTTTAGCCGTCTTAGTTGCCATACTTTTTATGACAATCGGCTTTTGGAAAACCGTTTTGCTTGTCGCTTTAACAGGAATCGGCTATCTTATTGGCAAAACGAAAGATGAAAAACGCTCTATCTCTTCAATTTTAGCTTCTATACAAGCTTTTTTTGAAAGGTAA